In the genome of Flavobacterium panacagri, one region contains:
- a CDS encoding leucine-rich repeat domain-containing protein, which translates to MKRILFVILLCCTPHNLFSQAITGYTLIPDANFEKCLIDMGYDSGKPDGKVLTAVISKVKSLNISEKSISDLTGIQDFEALDNISCIGNKLTKLDFSKNTVLTFLSCGNNKLKSLNVTKNTILTHLLCYDNQLKALDVTQNAKLNQLDCSNNKLATLDLSKNTVLQYLMCFENQLTSLNLNENSNLEYLQCSNNKLAFLNLSQNSNLITLECNNNKLTHLDIMQNINLKFIQCQENQLTAISFSKNNRLTEINCSNNQLTVLDLSTNKALTGLGCSENQLKTLDLSNSLSLKGFDCSKNQLTDLNIKNCPLISYMFTEENPDLKCISADFDGKPYHVNDISDFSKCKIICAEIEPGYTVIPDVNFEKALIALKYDSGEPDGRVFTANIASITDLDVSNRQIQDLKGLEDFIALKTLDCSRNSIENLDITEYKGLTKLICTKNLITSLIVNKNKNLTALYCQENYLNTLDISGNKALKELDCESNSIDLDISNNKALTLLNCQRNHMTSLDVSQNKALVTLNCDYNNLKSLKLSKNKLLTNLNCDGNKLTTLELSENKALTTLYCNNNVLTDLSVIKNTSLIELGCHANQITNLDLSKNLHLNYIDCQSNKISDLDVSNNIALTILRCDSNKLTTLNLSKNVILGELFCSNNLLTTLDISLNPKLEKFACANNQLTNLDVSKNKGLRMLYCNENKLKTLDISSNKVLNNFSCVSNQITTLDISKNTLLWYLNCSSNKLTNLDSSQNTLLMHFECNSNLLKTLDVTKNTALKELRCQQNKIENLDLSQNLQLTRITCEDNKLKTLDLSNNTALLALICSSNELSSLNLKNGNNSTISYVSATKNENLKCIQVDQENFPSSRWFKDSGVYFSTSCQ; encoded by the coding sequence ATGAAAAGAATACTATTCGTTATTTTGCTTTGTTGCACGCCACATAATTTGTTTTCACAAGCAATAACAGGTTATACCTTAATTCCTGATGCTAATTTCGAAAAGTGCCTGATAGATATGGGATATGATTCTGGTAAACCTGACGGAAAAGTATTAACGGCTGTAATTTCTAAAGTAAAATCATTAAATATTTCAGAAAAAAGCATTTCAGATTTAACTGGAATACAAGATTTTGAAGCATTAGATAACATATCATGCATCGGAAATAAATTAACAAAACTGGATTTTAGCAAAAATACCGTCTTAACCTTTTTATCCTGCGGCAATAACAAACTAAAATCATTGAATGTAACAAAAAACACTATTCTAACTCACTTGTTGTGTTATGATAATCAATTGAAAGCTTTAGATGTAACGCAAAATGCAAAATTAAATCAGTTAGATTGTTCCAACAACAAATTAGCAACTTTAGACCTGAGTAAAAACACTGTCTTGCAGTATTTAATGTGTTTCGAAAATCAGTTAACTTCTTTAAACTTGAATGAAAATAGCAATTTAGAGTATTTACAATGCTCTAATAATAAATTGGCTTTTCTGAATCTAAGCCAAAATTCAAATTTAATTACTTTGGAATGCAATAATAATAAATTGACCCATCTGGATATAATGCAAAACATTAATCTGAAATTCATACAATGTCAGGAAAATCAATTAACAGCTATAAGTTTTTCAAAAAATAATAGACTTACTGAAATTAACTGCTCCAATAATCAATTGACTGTATTAGATCTTAGCACTAACAAAGCTTTGACTGGTTTGGGATGCAGTGAGAATCAGCTAAAAACATTGGATTTATCAAACAGTCTTTCTTTAAAAGGTTTTGATTGTTCTAAAAATCAATTAACTGATTTGAATATTAAAAATTGTCCTCTTATAAGTTATATGTTTACTGAGGAAAATCCTGATCTAAAATGTATTAGTGCAGACTTTGATGGCAAACCGTATCATGTCAATGATATTTCAGATTTTTCAAAATGCAAAATAATATGCGCAGAAATCGAACCTGGATATACAGTGATTCCGGATGTTAATTTTGAGAAAGCTTTAATTGCACTAAAATATGATTCTGGTGAACCAGACGGAAGAGTTTTTACAGCAAATATTGCCTCGATTACAGATTTGGATGTTTCCAATAGACAAATCCAAGACTTAAAAGGTTTGGAAGATTTTATCGCTTTAAAAACATTAGATTGCTCTAGAAATAGCATTGAAAATCTGGATATTACCGAATATAAAGGTTTGACAAAACTAATTTGTACTAAAAACCTAATAACTTCCTTAATTGTAAACAAAAATAAAAATTTAACTGCGCTTTACTGTCAGGAAAACTATCTTAATACTTTGGATATTTCCGGAAATAAGGCTCTAAAAGAACTAGATTGTGAATCTAATAGTATCGATTTAGATATTTCAAATAATAAAGCACTTACTTTATTAAATTGTCAGCGCAATCACATGACTTCTTTAGATGTTAGCCAAAATAAAGCGTTGGTTACTTTGAATTGTGATTACAACAACTTAAAATCTTTGAAATTGTCTAAAAATAAATTGCTAACCAATTTAAATTGTGATGGCAATAAATTAACAACTTTAGAACTTTCAGAAAATAAAGCACTGACTACCTTATATTGTAACAATAACGTATTAACTGATTTAAGTGTTATTAAGAACACTTCATTAATCGAATTGGGCTGTCATGCGAATCAAATAACAAACCTCGACTTATCTAAAAATTTACATTTAAACTATATCGATTGTCAATCTAACAAAATATCAGATTTAGATGTTTCTAACAATATTGCTTTGACAATTTTACGATGTGACAGCAATAAATTAACAACTTTGAATTTATCTAAAAATGTAATTTTAGGGGAGTTGTTTTGCAGTAATAATCTCTTGACTACTTTAGATATAAGTCTGAATCCAAAATTGGAAAAATTTGCTTGTGCAAATAATCAATTGACAAACCTTGATGTTTCTAAAAATAAAGGCTTAAGAATGTTATATTGCAATGAAAACAAACTAAAAACACTGGATATCAGTTCAAACAAAGTACTGAATAATTTTAGCTGTGTATCGAATCAAATAACGACTTTGGATATCTCTAAAAATACACTTTTATGGTATTTAAATTGTAGTTCAAATAAACTGACTAATTTAGATTCAAGTCAAAACACTCTTTTAATGCATTTTGAATGCAACTCTAATTTATTGAAAACTTTAGATGTCACTAAAAACACAGCTTTAAAAGAGCTTCGTTGTCAGCAAAATAAAATAGAAAATTTAGATCTGTCTCAGAATCTGCAATTAACCAGAATTACGTGTGAAGATAACAAGTTGAAAACTCTCGATTTATCAAATAACACAGCATTGCTTGCTTTAATTTGTTCTTCGAATGAATTGAGTTCTCTTAATCTCAAAAACGGAAATAATAGTACAATATCTTATGTTTCCGCTACTAAAAATGAAAATCTGAAATGCATTCAGGTTGATCAAGAAAATTTTCCTTCTTCCCGATGGTTTAAAGACTCCGGTGTCTATTTTTCTACGTCATGTCAATAA
- a CDS encoding DKNYY domain-containing protein — MNKYYFLVLSIILISNLSCAQTPDSFSIIDPVVDTTLVINPNAGFETPLYIKNKNYIVFQKNTSERKILKDADVESFRSPRFNEYGLFALDKNGVYYNGDFIATDTTGFKIIAEIRNTDYLVRPDLVWKTKDKLFKNNIEIKEDIDIESFKSAYSFSTLYFKDKNHLYYNFKKIKNADVNSLSETVNTVIYDKNYVYIDGEIGLHNGDTLRSVNHYLMKTSTDVLILGGRSVVPNIDAKTIRPLSKHYSIDKNFVYYDGKKTALIAKNPENIKAWDQINSRYISDGKMVYAGANFPFTSVDAKTFGMIPSSDWYFDKNGIYGQEWDEKEGKSELKKFPFVYTRKVTSKNTFHGYYYLIYENQAYDVYNKKMYKNLSPAQINAAKNAKTDILNSTQINHYEYKLYKANNKIYINGKETTADAETFERILNYYKDKNNIYVYYGSQKLIPIKGIDAQSVKTFYNFLADKDYIYRGINKIIKNKNVEILAIMTGYRLGCGSDTTPASDYYLLKNDEGYWLALISNVVKIKYLGNKPIKGAGNIGTLYTPPAIIKPGTIDENKIYNTAELDVLPDYNGGMAAKVKFIDKNFKAPKDDGEILQGKVYLSFIIEKDGTITNQKVLRDYGYGSGPEALRVLNKMPKWIPGQIKGKTVRCLYSTVFLIHK; from the coding sequence ATGAATAAATATTACTTCTTAGTATTATCAATTATATTGATTTCAAATTTAAGCTGTGCACAAACTCCAGATTCTTTTTCTATAATAGATCCTGTTGTAGATACTACTTTAGTAATAAATCCTAATGCTGGTTTTGAGACTCCGCTTTATATCAAAAATAAAAACTATATTGTTTTTCAAAAGAATACCAGTGAAAGAAAAATTCTAAAAGATGCAGATGTTGAATCTTTTAGATCTCCAAGATTCAATGAATATGGTCTTTTTGCTTTAGACAAAAATGGCGTTTATTATAATGGAGATTTTATAGCAACTGATACAACCGGTTTTAAAATTATTGCCGAAATCAGGAATACAGATTACCTTGTTCGCCCGGATTTAGTTTGGAAAACAAAGGATAAGCTTTTTAAAAACAATATCGAAATCAAGGAAGATATTGATATCGAAAGTTTCAAATCGGCCTATTCTTTTTCAACACTTTATTTTAAAGACAAAAATCATCTTTATTACAATTTCAAAAAAATAAAAAACGCTGATGTAAATTCACTTTCAGAGACTGTTAATACTGTAATCTACGACAAAAACTACGTTTATATAGATGGTGAAATTGGGTTGCATAACGGAGATACTCTTCGGTCTGTAAATCATTATTTAATGAAAACTTCAACCGACGTATTAATATTAGGCGGCAGATCAGTTGTTCCAAATATTGATGCAAAAACTATTCGACCATTGTCTAAACATTATTCTATAGATAAGAATTTTGTGTATTATGATGGCAAAAAAACGGCACTAATAGCAAAAAATCCAGAAAATATTAAAGCTTGGGATCAGATAAACAGCCGTTATATTTCTGATGGTAAAATGGTGTATGCTGGTGCAAATTTTCCATTTACTTCAGTTGACGCTAAAACTTTTGGAATGATTCCGTCTTCAGATTGGTACTTTGACAAAAATGGAATTTATGGACAAGAATGGGACGAAAAAGAAGGAAAGTCTGAACTTAAAAAATTTCCTTTTGTATACACACGAAAAGTTACATCCAAAAATACTTTTCATGGTTATTATTATTTAATCTATGAAAATCAGGCTTACGATGTTTATAATAAGAAAATGTATAAAAATCTTTCTCCGGCGCAAATCAATGCTGCAAAAAACGCTAAAACAGATATCCTCAATTCAACACAAATTAATCATTATGAATATAAATTGTATAAAGCGAATAACAAAATATACATTAATGGTAAAGAAACCACTGCAGATGCTGAAACGTTTGAAAGAATTCTGAATTATTACAAAGACAAAAATAACATTTACGTTTATTATGGCAGTCAAAAACTTATTCCCATAAAAGGTATTGATGCACAAAGCGTTAAAACATTCTACAATTTTCTAGCCGACAAAGATTATATCTACCGAGGCATTAATAAAATAATTAAAAATAAGAATGTCGAAATATTAGCCATTATGACTGGCTACAGACTTGGTTGTGGTTCAGATACAACTCCAGCATCTGATTATTATCTTCTTAAAAATGATGAAGGATATTGGCTCGCTCTAATTTCAAATGTAGTTAAGATTAAATATTTAGGCAATAAACCCATTAAAGGCGCAGGAAATATTGGCACTTTATATACTCCTCCGGCAATAATCAAGCCTGGAACTATAGACGAAAACAAAATTTATAATACAGCAGAACTCGATGTATTGCCCGATTATAACGGTGGAATGGCTGCAAAAGTGAAATTTATAGATAAAAACTTTAAAGCACCAAAAGATGACGGAGAAATACTTCAGGGAAAAGTTTATTTGTCTTTTATAATAGAAAAAGACGGTACAATTACGAATCAAAAAGTATTGAGAGATTATGGCTATGGTTCCGGCCCAGAAGCTTTGAGAGTTTTGAATAAAATGCCAAAATGGATTCCAGGACAGATAAAAGGAAAAACAGTTCGATGTCTTTATTCTACTGTATTCCTTATTCATAAATAA
- a CDS encoding GIY-YIG nuclease family protein: MDEFVVYILYSEKFKKNYTGFTSNLIERFKSHNFLETKGYTPKYRPWTVIYVEFFNSKSEAMKREKYLKTGVGREFIKNLVSKI, encoded by the coding sequence ATGGATGAATTTGTTGTTTACATTCTGTATTCTGAAAAATTCAAGAAAAACTATACTGGATTTACTTCCAATTTAATTGAAAGATTTAAATCTCATAATTTTCTTGAAACGAAAGGTTATACTCCAAAATATAGACCTTGGACAGTAATTTATGTTGAGTTTTTTAATTCAAAATCTGAAGCTATGAAAAGAGAAAAATATTTAAAAACTGGAGTGGGAAGAGAATTTATTAAAAATCTTGTTTCTAAAATTTAG
- a CDS encoding DUF4269 domain-containing protein: MTDFKNITYLKTGNQKQQLAFEVLTKHKVLEKLVDFDPILVGTIPINIDIENSDLDIVCYWKNKLDFIERVKQHFEKETHFTIREIVIDDQESVVANFFIDVFEIEIFGQNIPTELQNGYKHMIIEDKILHSKDKNFRLEIIKLKQKGIKTEPAFGLLLGLKGNIYQELLDFKI; this comes from the coding sequence ATGACCGATTTCAAGAATATAACCTATTTAAAAACAGGAAATCAAAAACAACAATTGGCTTTTGAAGTTTTAACGAAACACAAAGTTCTAGAAAAATTAGTTGATTTTGATCCGATTTTAGTCGGTACTATTCCAATAAACATCGATATCGAAAACAGTGATTTGGATATTGTTTGTTACTGGAAAAACAAACTGGATTTTATTGAAAGAGTTAAACAACATTTTGAGAAAGAAACTCATTTTACAATTAGAGAAATTGTAATTGATGATCAGGAATCGGTTGTTGCAAACTTCTTTATTGACGTTTTTGAAATAGAAATCTTTGGGCAAAATATACCAACCGAACTTCAAAACGGCTATAAACACATGATTATTGAAGACAAAATCCTACATTCCAAAGATAAAAACTTCCGACTGGAAATTATCAAACTCAAACAAAAAGGCATCAAAACAGAACCCGCATTCGGCTTATTACTAGGCTTAAAGGGAAATATTTATCAGGAATTACTGGATTTTAAAATCTAA
- a CDS encoding glycosyltransferase family 39 protein produces MNKKTLILIGFILLKFVLQYVLISPEYDLQRDEYLHLDQAHHLAWGYLSVPPVTSWISCLILLLGNSVFWVKFFPALFGALTLLVVWKTIELLKGNLYALVLGALGIVFSSLLRLNMLYQPNSLDVLCWTLFYYILIQYITSEKNNWLYLGAFVFAFGFLNKYNILFLLLGLIPAIILSNQRKILVKKELYFALIMGFLFIIPNLLWQYRNHFPIVHHMKELAETQLVNVERVGFLKEQVLFFIGSFFVILASLYALLFYKPFEKYRFFFGSIIFTLVIFLYFKAKSYYAIGLYPIYIAFGSVFLSNVLQNGWKRFLKPVFIALPLLFFIPMYFMAFPNRSPEQLVAEKLETHRWEDGKEHDLSQDFADMLGWKELARKTDSIYALFPKTENTLVLCDNYGQAGAINYYTKKGIKAVSFNADYVNWFDLNLYYKNLIRVKTFEENSDEFKTTSPFFEKAFVGGQITNKYAREYGTTLFVFANAKININKRLKQEIAKEKNYKK; encoded by the coding sequence ATGAATAAAAAAACACTGATTTTAATTGGGTTTATTCTGCTCAAATTTGTTTTACAGTACGTTTTAATTAGTCCAGAATATGATTTACAGCGTGATGAATATCTGCATCTGGATCAGGCGCATCATTTGGCTTGGGGCTATTTATCGGTTCCGCCGGTTACTTCTTGGATTTCGTGTCTTATTTTATTGCTGGGTAATTCGGTTTTCTGGGTCAAGTTCTTCCCTGCCCTTTTTGGTGCTTTGACGCTTTTGGTTGTTTGGAAAACTATCGAGCTTTTAAAAGGAAATCTCTACGCTTTAGTTCTTGGTGCATTGGGCATTGTTTTTTCTTCTTTGTTACGTCTTAATATGCTGTATCAGCCAAATTCGCTGGACGTGTTGTGCTGGACGTTATTTTATTATATTCTGATTCAGTATATCACTTCAGAAAAAAACAATTGGCTCTATTTAGGCGCTTTTGTTTTCGCATTTGGCTTTCTTAATAAATACAACATTTTGTTTTTGTTGCTGGGATTAATTCCTGCTATTATACTTTCGAATCAGAGAAAAATATTAGTTAAAAAAGAGCTTTATTTTGCTCTGATTATGGGCTTTCTTTTCATAATTCCAAATCTTTTATGGCAATACAGAAATCATTTCCCGATTGTGCATCATATGAAAGAACTGGCAGAAACGCAATTGGTAAATGTAGAACGAGTTGGATTTTTAAAAGAACAGGTTTTGTTTTTTATTGGAAGTTTTTTCGTAATTCTGGCTTCTTTGTACGCCTTATTATTTTACAAACCATTTGAGAAATACCGATTCTTTTTTGGTTCGATCATTTTCACTTTAGTTATCTTTTTGTACTTCAAAGCAAAATCTTATTATGCTATTGGTTTGTATCCCATATACATTGCATTTGGATCTGTATTTCTTTCGAACGTTTTACAAAACGGGTGGAAACGTTTTTTAAAACCTGTATTTATTGCACTTCCGTTATTGTTTTTTATTCCGATGTATTTCATGGCTTTTCCGAATAGAAGTCCAGAACAATTGGTTGCCGAAAAATTAGAAACACATCGTTGGGAAGACGGAAAAGAACACGACTTATCTCAAGATTTTGCCGATATGCTGGGCTGGAAAGAACTTGCCCGCAAAACCGATTCGATTTATGCTTTGTTTCCCAAAACAGAAAATACTTTGGTGCTTTGCGACAATTATGGTCAGGCCGGAGCTATAAATTATTATACCAAAAAAGGAATTAAAGCCGTTTCTTTCAATGCCGATTATGTGAATTGGTTTGATTTGAATCTTTATTACAAAAACTTAATTCGTGTTAAAACATTTGAAGAGAACAGTGACGAATTTAAAACAACGAGTCCGTTTTTTGAAAAGGCTTTTGTAGGCGGTCAGATTACCAATAAATATGCGAGAGAATACGGAACGACTCTTTTTGTTTTTGCAAATGCCAAAATCAACATCAACAAAAGATTAAAACAGGAAATTGCCAAAGAAAAAAATTATAAGAAGTAA
- a CDS encoding DUF4494 domain-containing protein: MSAIWYECKVKYRKTDETGGQKVLTEPYLVDALSYTEAEKRMTEEMAAYTSEEFKITAIKVANYAEIHPFENADRWFKSKITLIAYDEESGKERKTSMYMLVQANDVREAFDNTLHIMKNTMGEYSIPSISETPIMDVFPYFSGEEGETEMLERFNALKASKPDKPEVEIIDHMEFETATEE; encoded by the coding sequence ATGAGCGCAATTTGGTACGAATGCAAAGTAAAATATAGAAAAACTGACGAAACCGGAGGACAAAAAGTTTTAACCGAACCTTATTTGGTCGATGCTTTGTCTTATACAGAAGCAGAAAAAAGAATGACCGAAGAAATGGCCGCTTATACTAGTGAAGAATTTAAAATCACAGCCATTAAAGTAGCCAATTATGCCGAAATTCATCCTTTTGAAAATGCGGACAGATGGTTCAAGTCTAAAATTACATTAATTGCTTATGATGAAGAAAGCGGCAAGGAAAGAAAAACGAGTATGTATATGCTTGTTCAGGCAAACGATGTTCGCGAAGCTTTTGACAACACACTTCACATCATGAAAAATACAATGGGTGAATATTCTATTCCATCTATTTCAGAAACACCAATTATGGATGTTTTCCCTTATTTCAGCGGTGAAGAAGGCGAAACCGAAATGCTGGAAAGATTTAATGCCCTGAAAGCTTCTAAACCAGATAAACCAGAAGTTGAAATAATCGACCACATGGAATTTGAAACGGCAACAGAAGAATAA
- a CDS encoding helix-turn-helix domain-containing protein, which yields MKNNVKILRETQNMTQNELAEKSGLSLRTIQRIEAGSILKGFTLKTLAQSLETEPENLINKNEKSEVERAKIINLSALTGLIIPFGSIIFPLILTYKTKDHKNRELGKQIITVQIFLSLILSFLLILSPFIQRAFLIKFPLFLIPLITILGLKLVIVILNGISLNQNQTLAIKLKHNFL from the coding sequence ATGAAGAACAACGTAAAAATTTTGAGAGAAACCCAAAACATGACTCAAAATGAACTGGCCGAAAAATCGGGACTTTCGTTAAGAACAATTCAGAGAATCGAAGCCGGAAGTATTCTAAAAGGATTTACACTCAAAACTCTTGCACAATCGCTGGAAACAGAACCAGAAAACCTCATAAATAAAAATGAGAAAAGCGAAGTAGAAAGAGCTAAAATCATCAATCTTTCTGCTTTAACAGGACTTATTATTCCGTTTGGAAGCATCATTTTTCCTTTGATTCTGACTTATAAAACCAAAGATCATAAAAACCGTGAATTAGGAAAACAAATCATTACTGTTCAAATTTTCTTAAGCCTTATCCTTTCATTTTTATTGATTTTAAGTCCGTTTATTCAACGTGCTTTTTTGATAAAATTTCCACTTTTTCTCATTCCGTTAATTACAATTCTGGGTTTGAAATTGGTAATTGTTATTCTGAATGGTATTAGCCTAAATCAAAATCAAACATTAGCTATCAAACTAAAACACAACTTCTTATAA
- a CDS encoding glycoside hydrolase family 130 protein translates to MRVSVVRKNIKFTPDSRRVVARYFMNGHERTQQMVLRIMMLDEKQVSQTLEQTLREFARRHRNISAVFFKHCERIRPIIEELQINYEGMSSDRKMLIGSYCTMEYAIESAAIFNPSIVEDFDQTGLEAGEKRVVISFRATGEGHISSIVFRRGILDRNNDLHIMKIGNHIDKAEIEHKTLFNKERFLTKLAEMHTTDKYIEQIMHDLPDEFEFAVLKNTLTDALKDPAIREERKTALQEILWLANSFYDLQFKHDSDITERVIFPISDSESRGIEDARFVRFVDDDDSVRIMATYTAYNGHTILPKLISTEDFYSFRVMPLHGEGAQNKNLALFPRKIKGKYAMLARIDGVNNYIMYSDRATQWNTPVLLQEPRFTWELTQIGNCGSPLWTEEGWLVITHGVGTMRRYCIGASLFDLEDPSKEIGRLTEPLLAPLEDEREGYVPNVVYSCGAIIHNNSLILPYAVSDYCSTYGVVDLAELLDALRKSK, encoded by the coding sequence ATGCGCGTATCAGTAGTTCGAAAAAACATAAAATTTACACCAGATTCCAGAAGAGTAGTTGCCCGATATTTTATGAATGGGCACGAAAGAACCCAGCAAATGGTGCTTCGGATTATGATGCTCGACGAAAAACAAGTATCACAGACTTTGGAACAAACGCTTCGTGAGTTCGCCAGACGACACCGAAATATCTCGGCAGTTTTCTTTAAACATTGCGAAAGAATAAGACCTATAATAGAAGAATTACAGATCAATTATGAAGGCATGTCTTCTGACCGAAAAATGTTGATTGGTTCCTATTGTACAATGGAATATGCAATTGAATCGGCTGCGATTTTCAATCCATCAATTGTAGAAGATTTTGACCAGACTGGATTAGAAGCAGGCGAAAAACGTGTTGTCATTTCGTTTAGAGCTACGGGCGAAGGACATATTTCATCTATTGTTTTTAGAAGAGGAATTCTGGATAGAAACAATGATCTGCATATCATGAAAATCGGAAATCATATTGATAAGGCCGAAATCGAACATAAGACCTTATTTAACAAAGAAAGATTTCTAACAAAACTGGCAGAAATGCATACTACAGATAAGTATATCGAACAAATTATGCACGATCTTCCAGATGAATTTGAGTTTGCAGTGCTTAAAAATACATTGACCGATGCGTTAAAAGATCCTGCTATTCGAGAAGAAAGAAAAACAGCTTTACAGGAAATATTATGGCTCGCTAATTCCTTTTACGATTTACAATTCAAACACGATTCGGATATTACGGAACGTGTTATTTTTCCAATTTCTGATTCTGAAAGCCGTGGAATTGAAGATGCGCGTTTTGTTCGTTTTGTGGATGATGACGATTCTGTCCGTATTATGGCAACTTATACAGCTTATAACGGACATACGATTTTACCAAAATTAATTTCTACCGAAGATTTTTATAGCTTTAGAGTAATGCCGCTTCATGGAGAAGGAGCGCAGAACAAAAATCTGGCTTTGTTTCCGAGAAAAATCAAAGGTAAATACGCTATGTTGGCCAGAATCGATGGTGTAAACAATTACATTATGTATTCTGATAGAGCCACGCAATGGAATACACCGGTTTTGCTTCAGGAACCTCGTTTTACTTGGGAATTAACGCAAATCGGAAATTGCGGTTCACCACTTTGGACAGAAGAAGGCTGGCTTGTTATTACCCATGGAGTAGGAACCATGAGACGTTATTGTATTGGTGCCTCTTTATTTGATTTGGAAGATCCGTCTAAAGAAATAGGAAGACTTACAGAACCATTACTCGCTCCGTTGGAAGACGAACGTGAAGGTTATGTGCCAAACGTAGTGTATTCCTGCGGTGCAATAATTCACAACAACAGTTTGATTTTGCCTTATGCCGTTTCAGATTATTGCTCAACCTACGGAGTTGTTGATTTGGCTGAATTGTTAGATGCACTTCGAAAAAGTAAATAG
- a CDS encoding TIGR03915 family putative DNA repair protein, translating into MTQIIYDGSYEGWLTAVFEIYEYKFKDVAFAKDETSNALLFSNRHFVNTDHTKADRVLNGLQKRLSNSGFSNLYYAFLSEMNQIEETLFRYVQYVLASPINIEQDFSNTSVLNVQKATHLTGKESHRMKAFVRFKLTKDNLYYAIVEPDCNVLPLIENHFKNRYADQRWLIYDAKRKYGIYYDLENISTVEIQFDANSSSSKFLAEIFDENEEFFQSLWRNYFKSVNIESRKNTKLHIQHMPKRYWKNLTEKIPDLKSRK; encoded by the coding sequence ATGACACAGATAATTTACGACGGAAGTTATGAAGGCTGGCTTACGGCTGTTTTTGAAATCTATGAATACAAATTCAAAGATGTTGCTTTCGCGAAAGACGAAACTTCGAATGCTTTACTTTTTTCCAATAGGCATTTTGTAAATACGGATCATACTAAAGCCGATCGTGTTTTGAATGGTCTTCAAAAACGCCTTTCCAACAGCGGATTTTCGAATTTGTATTATGCTTTTTTATCTGAAATGAATCAGATTGAAGAAACCCTGTTTCGATATGTACAATATGTTTTGGCAAGTCCAATTAATATCGAACAGGATTTCAGCAATACTAGTGTTTTAAATGTGCAAAAAGCAACGCATTTAACCGGTAAAGAAAGCCACAGGATGAAAGCTTTTGTTCGTTTCAAACTGACCAAAGACAACTTGTATTATGCCATCGTAGAGCCAGATTGCAATGTATTGCCTCTAATAGAAAATCATTTTAAAAATCGCTACGCTGACCAACGCTGGCTAATTTATGACGCTAAACGCAAATACGGCATTTACTATGATCTCGAAAATATATCAACAGTCGAAATACAGTTTGATGCCAACTCTTCTTCGTCTAAATTCCTTGCCGAAATATTTGATGAAAATGAAGAATTTTTTCAGAGTTTATGGCGTAATTATTTTAAAAGTGTCAATATAGAATCCCGTAAAAACACGAAGCTTCACATTCAACACATGCCTAAAAGATACTGGAAGAATCTGACCGAAAAGATTCCTGATTTAAAAAGCAGAAAATAG